The Hydrogenophaga crocea genome contains a region encoding:
- a CDS encoding sensor domain-containing diguanylate cyclase, with protein sequence MPSSPTVWQRLGAALGLCLALIAPPTSTALAAIAAPSAGEPSRPIVLDDRHGTVDLAGRSEQLLDPNGSLGIEEIEAHRHTGVWTLRAAGDRTRLANDAALWIRFEVMQRSTDAAWELELARSGTDFIELYHRDAQGRWRVQRAGDRLPVRDWAHPDRYPVFGLDARPGEAVRYWVRIEHARVPFSGELRLHDHNTLREMRIHQQFGLGVYFGMALLLTLVALVHVAVYRDMAFALYAVYTTLLGLGMAASLGVGGQFLWPGQARWNQVAEFVLLPLMGVAGLLFVRQVAQPRRLGRLLDRLCLGLALLWLATVAWDLIAPSRLSLQAVTALGTAAMATIAAMLWRAWRSGDGWLRWFVLGMLPVLIAGALPVMRNFNLISSGFLSQYGMVIAATLEAPVLVYALLQRSRMQHESQMRARALERTEPLTGLMVRSHMMLCLHDSLVRAQRYHHSSALLLVRLDNHAELLERHGRETADRALVITASLLRSQARDVDTAARVDDQDFALLMEGPVKDTQAAGVATSLVAAGLRSPDRLPPGTTLRLRVVVALLPDARGEHGQDAEAHLRWMHEGLRLLGQDPRKAILRLNF encoded by the coding sequence ATGCCCTCGTCCCCCACAGTGTGGCAGCGCCTCGGCGCTGCCCTGGGTCTGTGCCTCGCCCTGATCGCACCGCCCACGTCCACCGCCCTAGCCGCGATCGCCGCCCCCAGCGCCGGGGAACCCTCCAGACCCATCGTGCTCGACGACCGGCACGGCACGGTCGATCTGGCCGGGCGCAGCGAGCAATTGCTCGACCCCAATGGTTCGCTGGGCATCGAGGAAATCGAGGCCCATCGCCACACCGGCGTCTGGACCCTGCGCGCGGCCGGTGACCGCACGCGCCTGGCCAACGACGCCGCGCTCTGGATCCGTTTCGAGGTGATGCAGCGCAGCACCGACGCGGCCTGGGAGCTCGAGCTCGCGCGTTCGGGCACCGACTTCATCGAGCTCTACCACCGCGACGCCCAGGGCCGCTGGCGGGTGCAGCGTGCGGGCGACCGCCTGCCGGTGCGCGACTGGGCCCATCCCGACCGCTACCCGGTGTTCGGCCTGGATGCCCGCCCGGGCGAAGCGGTGCGCTACTGGGTGCGCATCGAACACGCGCGCGTGCCCTTCTCGGGCGAGCTGCGGCTGCACGACCACAACACGCTGCGCGAGATGCGCATCCACCAGCAGTTCGGCCTGGGCGTCTACTTCGGCATGGCGCTCCTGCTGACCCTGGTGGCGCTGGTGCACGTGGCCGTGTACCGCGACATGGCCTTCGCCCTCTACGCCGTCTACACCACCCTGCTCGGCCTGGGCATGGCGGCCTCGCTCGGCGTGGGCGGACAGTTCCTGTGGCCGGGCCAGGCGCGCTGGAACCAGGTGGCCGAGTTCGTGCTGCTGCCGCTCATGGGCGTGGCCGGTCTGCTGTTCGTGCGCCAGGTGGCCCAGCCGCGGCGCCTGGGGCGGCTGCTGGACCGCCTGTGCCTGGGCCTGGCGCTGCTGTGGCTCGCGACGGTGGCCTGGGACCTGATCGCGCCCAGCCGGCTCTCGCTGCAGGCGGTCACGGCGCTGGGCACGGCGGCCATGGCCACCATCGCGGCCATGCTCTGGCGCGCCTGGCGCAGCGGCGATGGCTGGCTGCGCTGGTTCGTGCTGGGCATGCTGCCGGTGCTGATCGCGGGCGCACTGCCGGTGATGCGCAACTTCAACCTGATCTCGTCGGGCTTCCTCTCGCAGTACGGCATGGTGATCGCGGCCACGCTCGAAGCGCCCGTGCTGGTCTATGCGCTGCTGCAGCGCTCGCGCATGCAGCACGAATCGCAGATGCGCGCCCGCGCGCTCGAGCGCACCGAGCCTCTGACCGGGCTGATGGTGCGTTCGCACATGATGCTGTGCCTGCACGACAGCCTGGTGCGCGCACAGCGTTACCACCATTCGAGCGCGCTGCTGCTGGTGCGCCTGGACAACCACGCCGAACTGCTGGAGCGCCACGGCCGCGAGACCGCGGACCGCGCGCTGGTCATCACGGCCTCGCTGCTGCGCTCGCAGGCGCGTGACGTGGACACGGCCGCGCGCGTGGACGACCAGGATTTCGCGCTGCTGATGGAAGGCCCGGTGAAGGACACGCAGGCCGCGGGCGTGGCCACCAGCCTGGTGGCCGCGGGGCTGCGCTCGCCCGATCGCCTGCCCCCGGGCACCACGCTGCGCCTGCGGGTGGTGGTGGCCCTGCTGCCCGACGCGCGCGGCGAACACGGCCAGGACGCCGAGGCCCACCTGCGCTGGATGCACGAGGGCCTGCGCCTGCTCGGCCAGGACCCGCGCAAGGCGATCCTGCGGCTGAACTTCTGA
- a CDS encoding ABC transporter ATP-binding protein: MSETILKVANVSKRFGGLQALSDVGIHIQRGQVYGLIGPNGAGKTTFFNVLTGLYTPDSGSFELAGKPYTPTAVHEVAKAGIARTFQNIRLFAEMTALENVMVGRHVRTQSGLLGAILRTPRFKREEREITDRARELLDYVGIGKFADYKSRTLSYGDQRRLEIARALATDPQLIALDEPAAGMNATEKVQLRELIDRIRNDNRTILLIEHDVKLVMGLCDRVTVLDYGKQLSSGTPAEVQKDPKVIEAYLGTGGH, translated from the coding sequence ATGAGCGAAACCATTCTGAAAGTCGCCAACGTCTCCAAGCGTTTCGGCGGTCTGCAAGCCCTCAGCGACGTGGGCATCCACATCCAGCGCGGCCAGGTCTATGGCCTGATCGGCCCCAACGGCGCGGGCAAGACCACGTTCTTCAACGTGCTCACCGGCCTGTACACGCCCGACAGCGGCAGCTTCGAACTCGCGGGCAAGCCCTACACGCCCACCGCGGTGCACGAGGTGGCCAAGGCGGGCATCGCGCGCACCTTCCAGAACATCCGCCTGTTCGCCGAGATGACGGCGCTCGAGAACGTGATGGTCGGCCGCCACGTGCGCACGCAATCGGGCCTGCTGGGCGCGATCCTGCGCACGCCGCGCTTCAAGCGCGAAGAGCGCGAGATCACCGACCGCGCGCGCGAGCTGCTCGACTACGTGGGCATCGGCAAGTTCGCCGACTACAAGTCGCGCACCCTGAGCTACGGCGACCAGCGCCGCCTGGAAATCGCGCGCGCGCTCGCCACCGACCCGCAGCTCATCGCCCTCGACGAGCCCGCGGCCGGCATGAACGCCACCGAGAAGGTGCAGCTGCGCGAACTCATCGACCGCATCCGCAACGACAACCGCACCATCCTGCTCATCGAGCACGACGTGAAGCTGGTCATGGGCCTGTGCGACCGCGTGACCGTGCTCGACTACGGCAAGCAGCTCTCGTCGGGCACGCCGGCCGAGGTGCAGAAGGACCCGAAGGTGATCGAGGCCTACCTCGGCACCGGCGGGCATTGA
- a CDS encoding ABC transporter ATP-binding protein, with product MANTLLKVKGLKVSYGGIKAVKGVDLEVKEGELISLIGSNGAGKTTTMKAITGSLGMEDGDVEYLGQSIRGKGAWDLVKQGLAMVPEGRGVFTRMTITENLQMGAYVRSDKAGIAQDIERMFGIFPRLKERKDQLAGTMSGGEQQMLAMARALMSQPKVLLLDEPSMGLSPIMVDKIFEVVRDVSAQGVTILLVEQNASRALQIADRGYVMDSGEIIMSGDAKQMLTDPKVRAAYLGE from the coding sequence ATGGCAAACACGCTTCTCAAAGTCAAAGGGCTCAAGGTCTCCTACGGCGGCATCAAGGCCGTCAAGGGCGTCGACCTGGAAGTCAAGGAAGGCGAGCTGATCTCGCTGATCGGCTCCAACGGCGCCGGCAAGACCACCACCATGAAGGCCATCACCGGTTCGCTGGGCATGGAAGACGGCGACGTGGAGTACCTGGGCCAGAGCATCCGCGGCAAGGGCGCCTGGGACCTGGTGAAACAGGGCCTGGCCATGGTGCCCGAAGGCCGTGGCGTCTTCACGCGCATGACCATCACCGAGAACCTGCAGATGGGCGCCTACGTGCGCAGCGACAAGGCCGGCATCGCGCAGGACATCGAGCGCATGTTCGGCATCTTCCCGCGCCTGAAGGAACGCAAGGACCAGCTCGCCGGCACCATGAGCGGTGGCGAGCAGCAGATGCTCGCGATGGCGCGCGCGCTCATGAGCCAGCCCAAGGTGCTGCTGCTCGACGAGCCGTCCATGGGCCTGTCGCCCATCATGGTCGACAAGATCTTCGAGGTGGTGCGCGACGTGTCGGCCCAGGGTGTGACCATCCTGCTGGTGGAGCAGAACGCCAGCCGCGCGCTGCAGATCGCCGACCGCGGCTACGTGATGGACTCGGGCGAGATCATCATGAGCGGCGACGCCAAGCAGATGCTGACCGATCCCAAGGTCCGCGCGGCGTATCTGGGCGAATAA
- a CDS encoding branched-chain amino acid ABC transporter permease produces the protein MEVLLQQILNGLVLGSMYALVALGYTMVYGIIGLINFAHGDVLMVGALTSWTIITAMREASPDMAGWMILIVATLIAMVVCAALNFTIEKLAYRPLRNSPRLAPLITAIGVSILLQTLAMIIWKPNPKSYPATLSREPIEFFGAVLSVTQITILATTAIVLALLMWLVNRTNLGRAMRATAENPRVAALMGIKPDVVISATFIIGAMLAAIAGIMWASNYGTVQHAMGFMPGLKAFVAAVMGGIGNLAGAVIGGIALGLIESLGAGYLGKLTGGFLGSQYTDIFAFIVLAFVLILRPSGLLGERVADRA, from the coding sequence ATGGAAGTCTTGCTACAGCAGATCCTCAACGGACTGGTGCTGGGCAGCATGTACGCCCTGGTCGCCCTGGGCTACACGATGGTGTACGGCATCATCGGCCTCATCAACTTCGCCCACGGCGACGTGCTCATGGTGGGCGCGCTCACCAGCTGGACCATCATCACGGCCATGCGCGAAGCCTCGCCCGACATGGCGGGCTGGATGATCCTCATCGTGGCCACGCTCATCGCCATGGTGGTGTGCGCCGCGCTCAACTTCACGATCGAGAAGCTGGCCTACCGGCCCTTGCGCAACTCGCCGCGACTGGCCCCGCTGATTACGGCCATCGGGGTGTCCATCCTGCTCCAGACGCTCGCGATGATCATCTGGAAGCCCAACCCCAAGTCCTACCCGGCCACGCTCTCGCGCGAACCCATCGAGTTCTTCGGCGCCGTGCTCTCCGTCACCCAGATCACCATCCTCGCCACCACCGCCATCGTGCTGGCGCTGCTGATGTGGCTGGTCAACCGCACCAACCTGGGCCGCGCCATGCGCGCCACCGCCGAGAACCCGCGCGTCGCGGCGCTCATGGGCATCAAGCCCGACGTGGTCATCTCCGCCACCTTCATCATCGGCGCCATGCTCGCGGCCATCGCCGGCATCATGTGGGCGTCGAACTACGGCACGGTGCAGCACGCCATGGGCTTCATGCCCGGCCTCAAGGCCTTCGTGGCCGCGGTCATGGGCGGCATCGGCAACCTCGCGGGCGCCGTGATCGGCGGCATCGCGCTGGGCCTCATCGAGTCCCTGGGCGCCGGCTACCTGGGCAAGCTCACCGGCGGTTTCCTGGGCAGCCAGTACACCGACATCTTCGCCTTCATCGTGCTGGCCTTCGTGCTGATCCTGCGCCCGTCGGGCCTGCTGGGTGAACGCGTGGCCGACCGCGCCTGA
- a CDS encoding branched-chain amino acid ABC transporter permease, translating into MTNTKPVKLIAFVIVGILMLVLPLVLQATGSNSWVRIVDVALLYVLLALGLNIVVGYAGLLDLGFIAFFAVGAYLYGLLASPHLTDTFAWLAATFPNGLHMNFWIVMVIAGILAGVTGLILGFPVLKLRGDYLAIVTLGFGEIVRIFMLNLDRPINLTNGPKGLSNVDAVSVFGHSMSQRLDVSIGGFSYTFQSVTLYYYLILFFVVVAICIAYRLQDSRIGRAWMAIREDEIAAKAMGLNTRNLKLAAFGMSATFGGVAGVLFASFMRGVYPESFILMESVMIVAMVVLGGLGHIPGVILGALVLAGLPELLRHVAHPLTAMTDGRLGPEILRQLLIALAMIVIMLLRPKGLWPAPEHGKSLATK; encoded by the coding sequence ATGACGAACACCAAACCCGTCAAGCTGATCGCCTTCGTGATCGTGGGCATCCTCATGCTGGTGCTGCCGCTCGTGCTGCAGGCCACCGGCAGCAACTCCTGGGTCCGCATCGTCGACGTGGCACTGCTCTACGTGCTGCTCGCGCTGGGCCTGAACATCGTGGTGGGCTACGCCGGCCTGCTCGACCTCGGCTTCATCGCCTTCTTCGCGGTGGGCGCCTACCTCTACGGCCTGCTCGCCTCGCCGCACCTCACCGACACCTTCGCCTGGCTGGCGGCCACGTTCCCCAACGGGCTGCACATGAACTTCTGGATCGTGATGGTGATCGCGGGCATCCTGGCCGGCGTCACGGGTCTGATCCTGGGCTTTCCGGTGCTCAAGCTGCGCGGCGACTACCTCGCCATCGTCACGCTGGGCTTCGGCGAGATCGTGCGCATCTTCATGCTCAACCTCGACCGCCCGATCAACCTCACCAACGGCCCCAAAGGCCTGAGCAACGTGGACGCGGTGAGCGTGTTCGGCCACAGCATGAGCCAGCGGCTGGACGTGTCCATCGGCGGCTTCAGCTACACCTTCCAGTCGGTCACGCTGTACTACTACCTCATCCTGTTCTTCGTGGTGGTGGCGATCTGCATCGCCTACCGCCTGCAGGACTCGCGCATCGGCCGCGCCTGGATGGCCATCCGCGAAGACGAGATCGCGGCCAAGGCCATGGGCCTGAACACGCGCAACCTCAAGCTCGCAGCCTTCGGCATGAGCGCCACCTTCGGCGGCGTCGCGGGCGTGCTGTTTGCCTCCTTCATGCGCGGTGTCTACCCCGAGTCCTTCATCCTGATGGAGTCGGTGATGATCGTGGCCATGGTGGTGCTCGGTGGCCTGGGCCACATCCCGGGCGTCATCCTCGGCGCGCTGGTGCTCGCGGGCCTGCCCGAGCTGCTGCGCCATGTGGCGCACCCGCTCACGGCCATGACCGACGGCCGCCTGGGCCCCGAGATCCTGCGCCAGCTGCTGATCGCGCTGGCCATGATCGTCATCATGCTGCTGCGACCCAAAGGTCTGTGGCCCGCCCCGGAACACGGCAAGTCCCTGGCGACCAAGTGA
- the lysS gene encoding lysine--tRNA ligase, which yields MSQAQTPDTAAPVAHDENQLIAERREKLKALREAQQRGEGVAFPNDFKPQDQAAALFARHGETSKEDLEATPVRASVAGRMMLKRVMGKASFATLQDASFGPSGGRIQIYLNNDSVGEAQHNAFKHWDLGDIVAAEGVLFRTRTGELTIHADRIRLLTKSLRPLPDKFHGVADQEIKYRQRYVDLMTDESARRRFVTRSQAVTALRQFMVDSGFLEVETPMLHPIPGGANAKPFITHHNALDQEMFLRIAPELYLKRLLVGGFERVFEINRNFRNEGISVRHNPEFTMMEFYAAYWNYVDLMDFVERLIRHVVRTVRGDGEITYQGRAVDLDAPFERLTIRDAIVKYTEAGAQVDDADWLRAQLRKLGLSEEKDQLAGRSLASLQVLYFEEKVESELWNPTFIMDHPTEISPLARANDARPEVTERFELYITGREFGNAFSELNDAEDQAARFHAQVAAKDGGDDEAMHFDADYIRALEYGMPPAGGCGIGIDRLMMLVTDSPSIRDVILFPALRREV from the coding sequence ATGAGCCAAGCCCAGACCCCCGACACCGCCGCGCCCGTGGCGCACGACGAGAACCAGCTGATCGCCGAACGCCGCGAGAAGCTCAAGGCCTTGCGCGAGGCGCAGCAGCGCGGCGAAGGGGTGGCCTTCCCGAACGACTTCAAGCCGCAGGACCAGGCCGCCGCGCTGTTCGCACGCCACGGCGAGACCAGCAAGGAAGACCTCGAAGCCACGCCGGTGCGCGCCAGCGTGGCCGGCCGCATGATGCTCAAGCGCGTGATGGGCAAGGCCAGCTTCGCCACGCTGCAGGACGCCTCCTTCGGCCCGAGCGGCGGCCGCATCCAGATCTACCTGAACAACGACAGCGTGGGCGAGGCGCAGCACAACGCCTTCAAGCACTGGGACCTGGGCGACATCGTGGCCGCCGAGGGCGTGCTGTTCCGCACCCGCACCGGCGAGCTCACCATCCACGCCGACAGGATCCGCCTGCTCACCAAGAGCCTGCGTCCGCTGCCCGACAAGTTCCACGGCGTGGCCGATCAGGAGATCAAGTACCGCCAGCGCTACGTCGACCTGATGACCGACGAGTCGGCGCGCCGGCGCTTCGTCACGCGCAGCCAGGCCGTCACGGCGCTGCGCCAGTTCATGGTCGACAGCGGTTTCCTCGAGGTCGAGACGCCCATGCTGCACCCCATTCCCGGGGGCGCCAACGCCAAACCCTTCATCACGCACCACAACGCGCTCGACCAGGAAATGTTCCTGCGCATCGCGCCCGAGCTCTACCTCAAGCGGCTGCTGGTGGGTGGCTTCGAGCGCGTGTTCGAGATCAACCGCAACTTCCGCAACGAAGGCATCTCGGTGCGCCACAACCCCGAGTTCACCATGATGGAGTTCTACGCGGCGTACTGGAATTACGTCGACCTCATGGACTTCGTGGAGCGGCTCATCCGCCACGTGGTGCGCACGGTGCGCGGCGATGGCGAGATCACCTACCAGGGCCGCGCCGTGGACCTCGACGCGCCCTTCGAGCGCCTGACCATCCGCGACGCGATCGTCAAGTACACCGAGGCCGGTGCCCAGGTCGACGATGCCGACTGGCTGCGCGCCCAGCTGCGCAAGCTCGGCCTGAGCGAGGAGAAGGACCAGCTCGCCGGCCGCAGCCTGGCCTCGCTGCAGGTGCTGTACTTCGAGGAGAAGGTCGAGAGCGAGCTCTGGAACCCGACCTTCATCATGGACCACCCGACCGAGATCTCGCCGCTGGCGCGCGCCAACGACGCGCGGCCCGAGGTCACCGAGCGCTTCGAGCTCTACATCACGGGCCGCGAATTCGGCAACGCCTTCTCCGAGCTCAACGACGCCGAGGACCAGGCCGCGCGCTTCCACGCGCAGGTGGCGGCCAAGGACGGCGGCGATGACGAGGCCATGCACTTCGACGCCGACTACATCCGCGCGCTCGAATACGGCATGCCGCCCGCGGGCGGCTGCGGCATCGGCATCGACCGCCTCATGATGCTGGTGACCGACAGCCCCAGCATCCGCGACGTGATCCTGTTCCCCGCGCTGCGCCGCGAGGTCTGA